In Candidatus Peregrinibacteria bacterium, the following are encoded in one genomic region:
- the argH gene encoding argininosuccinate lyase, whose protein sequence is MSQLWKKSHTGAPNPFFQKYTTGTDPIFDLELFPFDVKASTLHVKMLQKIGILSKSELKKLLSGFEKLLKKYEAGKITILSEDEDCHTIIENEMIKICGETAKKIHTGRSRNDQVLVALRLLMIQKLTEILRKLKKVSGGFVNFAEKYQGTPFPGYSHTREAMLSSIDHYFLGYTELLLNDYEYLKFAKKQTSQNPLGTGAGYGSSFPLDREMTTKELGFEKIQLNSLSTQLSRGKFELFTMDALVQLMLTLGKFANDICYFSMDELQYFLLDDAITTGSSMMPQKRNPDGFEILRGFTSVVIGNQHAIQGISQNSFTGYNRDFQLIKKPLLESLTIVSNSLEFVSLALTHLKPNQKNIEQKISSGIFAADIANDLVKEKKIPFRDAYKMAMQKIGTQKINLQENIRSKISLGAPGNAQLEWYKKMIEKM, encoded by the coding sequence ATGTCTCAATTGTGGAAAAAATCACACACCGGCGCACCAAATCCTTTTTTTCAAAAATATACTACGGGCACTGATCCCATTTTCGATCTCGAACTGTTCCCTTTCGACGTCAAGGCGAGCACTCTCCATGTAAAAATGCTTCAAAAAATTGGAATTCTTTCAAAGTCCGAACTTAAAAAATTGCTCTCAGGATTTGAAAAACTCTTGAAGAAATATGAAGCTGGGAAAATTACAATTCTCTCCGAAGATGAAGATTGCCATACCATTATTGAAAATGAAATGATCAAAATTTGCGGTGAGACTGCAAAAAAAATTCATACCGGACGAAGTCGAAATGATCAAGTCCTCGTTGCGCTGAGGCTTCTGATGATTCAGAAACTTACGGAAATTTTAAGAAAGCTGAAAAAAGTGTCGGGAGGCTTCGTCAATTTTGCAGAAAAATATCAGGGAACTCCATTTCCCGGATATTCACATACTCGTGAGGCAATGCTTTCGAGCATTGATCACTATTTTCTCGGATACACAGAACTTTTGCTGAATGATTATGAATATTTGAAGTTTGCAAAAAAACAAACGAGCCAAAATCCACTTGGAACTGGAGCCGGATATGGCTCTTCATTTCCACTTGATCGAGAAATGACCACGAAGGAACTTGGATTTGAAAAAATTCAGCTCAATTCTCTTTCTACTCAACTCAGTCGAGGGAAGTTCGAACTCTTCACAATGGACGCACTCGTTCAGCTCATGTTGACCCTCGGAAAGTTTGCCAATGATATATGCTATTTTTCCATGGATGAACTTCAATATTTTTTACTCGATGATGCCATTACAACCGGTTCAAGCATGATGCCGCAAAAACGGAATCCGGACGGATTTGAAATTCTTCGCGGATTCACGAGTGTCGTCATTGGGAATCAACATGCAATTCAGGGAATTTCACAAAATTCTTTCACGGGATACAATCGTGATTTTCAGCTCATCAAAAAGCCACTGCTGGAATCACTGACGATTGTTTCCAACAGTTTAGAATTCGTTTCTCTTGCGCTCACTCATCTCAAACCGAATCAGAAAAATATTGAACAAAAAATTAGTTCAGGAATTTTCGCAGCCGATATCGCAAACGATCTCGTGAAAGAGAAAAAAATCCCATTTCGAGACGCGTACAAAATGGCGATGCAGAAAATCGGAACACAGAAAATAAATCTTCAGGAAAATATACGATCAAAAATAAGTTTGGGAGCGCCGGGGAATGCGCAATTGGAGTGGTATAAAAAGATGATTGAAAAAATGTAG
- a CDS encoding pyridoxal-phosphate dependent enzyme: protein MLYFAIDKKKIMKKKYIHILGEGNTPIIRSKYIAKELGIKNLWLKNEGLNPSGSFKDRESVYVFNRLKRQNVKKSVSIASSGNAAISACLYGKHFDVEVHCIVSEKIAQEKRELIQLLGGILHVIPGYYKESYEWLVQNPISNAINITSGQYYGRELGNVPLLNEIYSDGVLADIIVMPVGNGSLLSGVFKGLEKLKKEGCIKKYPQLIGVEVMNFAPVAEAIRQGRDSIEIKERPISIADAGMAAQKAYCSEKCIAALKATNGKIVEIEEESILPALYDLLQEGIFVEPSSACVIAALRKLNKERCLPDGNIVSILTGSGQKMSKKLLKITTT, encoded by the coding sequence ATGCTGTACTTTGCCATTGATAAGAAAAAGATCATGAAGAAAAAATATATTCACATTTTAGGAGAAGGGAACACCCCAATAATACGATCTAAATATATTGCTAAAGAACTGGGGATCAAAAACCTGTGGCTGAAAAATGAAGGTTTAAATCCCTCAGGCTCGTTTAAAGATCGTGAATCTGTTTATGTATTCAATAGACTCAAGAGGCAGAACGTAAAAAAGTCTGTCAGTATCGCATCATCTGGAAATGCTGCCATTTCAGCCTGTTTGTATGGAAAACATTTTGATGTTGAAGTTCACTGCATAGTCTCAGAAAAGATTGCTCAAGAGAAGCGGGAACTTATCCAACTCTTAGGTGGAATATTGCATGTAATTCCAGGTTATTATAAAGAAAGTTATGAGTGGTTAGTTCAAAATCCAATTTCGAATGCTATTAACATTACCTCTGGTCAGTATTACGGTAGAGAATTGGGCAATGTACCTCTCCTAAACGAAATTTATTCTGACGGGGTATTGGCAGATATTATAGTAATGCCTGTTGGGAATGGGTCTCTTCTCTCTGGCGTGTTCAAAGGATTAGAAAAGTTAAAAAAGGAAGGCTGTATCAAAAAGTATCCTCAACTCATTGGCGTCGAAGTCATGAATTTTGCCCCCGTTGCTGAAGCAATAAGACAAGGAAGAGATTCTATTGAAATTAAAGAAAGACCGATATCTATCGCTGATGCAGGAATGGCTGCGCAAAAAGCATATTGTTCAGAAAAGTGTATTGCAGCACTAAAGGCAACCAATGGAAAAATCGTAGAAATAGAAGAGGAATCAATTCTTCCTGCTTTATACGACTTGCTTCAAGAAGGCATCTTTGTGGAACCCAGTTCTGCATGTGTGATTGCAGCACTAAGAAAGCTCAACAAAGAAAGATGTTTGCCTGATGGAAACATTGTTAGCATATTAACTGGTTCAGGACAAAAAATGTCCAAAAAATTATTGAAAATTACCACAACCTGA
- a CDS encoding argininosuccinate synthase: protein MQSNTLYQKVASYEAKKGEVKSVALMYSGGLDTSVILKWLQDEYNVDVYTVTFDIGQTSDDLVAVQKKALKFGAKKAIVIDHKDAFANEVLSKAIKANAKYQNEYFISCPLGRASISKKMAEIAEELKVDAVAHGCTGKGNDQVRFEGYLLTFAPDIKIIAPVREWSMGRDEELKYAKKHGIETVQSENKIYSYDENMWGNCIEGGVTEDLEKIPPLSEMLRICNPPEKAPDTPEFIEITFEKGIPVSLNSEKISLAKIIMKLLKIGATHSIGVHHCIEDRLVGLKVREVYEQPAAEILIKAHKSLEMLVCSRDENEYKEHIDQKWAYMAYGALYYHPLMNHLNAYIDSVNEKVNGKVTVKIYKGTCEIVALESPYALYDKNLSTFYKNTAFNQNCSAGFISIYTGQMRLAHKVKEQNASK, encoded by the coding sequence ATGCAATCAAATACTTTGTATCAAAAAGTCGCTTCCTATGAAGCGAAAAAAGGCGAAGTGAAATCCGTAGCCCTCATGTATTCCGGAGGACTCGATACTTCCGTAATTTTAAAATGGCTTCAAGATGAATATAATGTCGATGTATACACCGTCACATTTGACATTGGACAAACCTCTGACGATCTTGTTGCCGTTCAAAAAAAAGCGCTGAAATTTGGTGCGAAAAAAGCAATTGTGATCGATCACAAAGACGCGTTTGCAAATGAAGTGCTCTCGAAAGCGATAAAAGCTAATGCAAAATATCAAAATGAGTATTTTATTTCCTGTCCTCTCGGAAGAGCAAGTATTTCCAAAAAAATGGCGGAGATTGCTGAGGAACTTAAAGTTGATGCAGTCGCACACGGCTGTACAGGAAAAGGAAATGATCAAGTGCGTTTTGAAGGATATTTGCTCACATTTGCTCCCGACATCAAAATTATTGCCCCAGTAAGGGAATGGAGCATGGGAAGGGATGAAGAGCTGAAATATGCGAAAAAACATGGAATTGAAACAGTTCAGAGCGAAAATAAAATTTATTCGTACGACGAAAATATGTGGGGAAATTGCATTGAAGGAGGAGTCACGGAAGATTTGGAAAAAATTCCTCCACTCTCTGAAATGCTGAGAATTTGTAATCCTCCAGAAAAAGCTCCTGATACTCCAGAGTTTATAGAAATCACATTTGAAAAAGGAATTCCTGTTTCTCTTAATAGTGAAAAAATATCGCTCGCAAAAATTATTATGAAGCTTTTGAAAATTGGAGCAACACACTCAATTGGAGTTCACCACTGCATCGAAGATCGTCTCGTGGGACTCAAGGTGAGAGAAGTATATGAACAGCCTGCCGCTGAAATTCTCATCAAAGCGCACAAATCTTTAGAAATGCTTGTCTGCTCCCGTGATGAGAATGAATACAAAGAACACATCGATCAAAAGTGGGCATATATGGCATACGGAGCGCTCTATTATCATCCGCTTATGAATCATTTGAACGCATATATCGACAGCGTAAATGAAAAAGTGAATGGAAAGGTCACGGTTAAAATTTATAAAGGTACATGCGAAATTGTCGCGCTTGAATCTCCGTATGCGCTGTACGACAAAAATCTTTCTACATTTTACAAAAACACTGCTTTCAATCAAAATTGTTCCGCTGGATTTATTTCTATTTACACTGGACAAATGCGTCTTGCGCACAAGGTGAAAGAACAGAATGCGTCGAAATAA
- a CDS encoding class I SAM-dependent methyltransferase, translating into MEIKYTESSSRKEWTDPKIFDEFESFRGIVRDATKQVVTHVFQEHVLSGSRILELGSGVGELLKLIPPEHLPNIVGVEQSLGSLQRLKQVNPNAKVAVGSILRIPIADVSVDTVASFSVFDTIADLDEACKQTRRVLKANGVFVHFLDLQPHSSVLMEGFPPDVIAFPNVAKKAVPGIRQNTIDGYQLVKSKDYSGLRSSLHPYKRQLFDAYQKNPRDTFMSLYDTRKGILAVMAIDVMNSNLVDEIIPTFREAFNRKLAIALRNNGFIVDFQGDQSATTISPRTEQAKSQRNFNDFHNEVGALHTFWKPELCLSDDMIQVTSTLSVTIARKT; encoded by the coding sequence ATGGAAATAAAGTATACAGAATCTTCTTCGCGAAAAGAATGGACAGACCCAAAAATCTTTGATGAGTTTGAATCTTTTAGAGGAATTGTGAGAGACGCGACTAAACAAGTTGTTACTCATGTTTTTCAAGAACACGTACTATCTGGTAGCAGAATATTAGAGCTTGGTAGTGGAGTTGGAGAGTTACTTAAGTTGATACCACCTGAACACTTGCCAAACATTGTCGGTGTTGAACAAAGTTTGGGATCCCTTCAACGATTAAAGCAAGTTAATCCAAATGCAAAGGTAGCTGTAGGCAGCATTTTAAGAATTCCCATAGCAGACGTATCAGTTGACACTGTAGCCTCTTTTTCTGTTTTCGATACTATTGCCGATCTTGATGAAGCTTGTAAACAAACGAGAAGAGTATTAAAAGCTAATGGAGTTTTTGTTCACTTTCTTGATTTACAACCTCATAGTAGTGTTTTAATGGAAGGGTTTCCTCCTGATGTTATCGCTTTCCCTAATGTGGCAAAAAAAGCAGTTCCTGGGATTAGGCAAAATACGATTGACGGATATCAATTGGTAAAAAGTAAAGATTATTCAGGCCTAAGAAGTTCACTACATCCGTATAAGAGACAATTATTTGATGCGTATCAAAAAAATCCAAGAGATACTTTTATGAGTCTATATGATACAAGAAAAGGTATCTTGGCTGTTATGGCAATTGATGTCATGAATAGCAATTTAGTAGATGAAATTATACCCACTTTCAGGGAGGCCTTTAATAGAAAACTTGCTATTGCTTTAAGAAATAACGGTTTTATTGTTGACTTTCAAGGTGACCAATCAGCTACGACTATTTCGCCAAGAACTGAACAAGCAAAAAGTCAAAGAAATTTTAATGATTTTCATAATGAAGTTGGAGCTTTGCATACATTTTGGAAACCTGAGTTATGTTTATCAGATGATATGATACAAGTTACATCAACACTCAGTGTAACAATCGCTCGTAAAACTTAA
- the argS gene encoding arginine--tRNA ligase — translation MSKKDSLQKYMAKIEDVLKKTLQELQFPKIEIQLEHPKEESHGDYSANVAFLLSKELKKSPLKIADEIVKKMKKPDFISDISVAAPGFINFTFAPEVFLEELQSIDEKYGSSEWGKGKKWSIEHTSPNPNKAMHIGHLRNNVIGMSLSKIWEYIGIEIVVDCMDNNRGIAITKLMWGFLKFAHKNSEEKTDISYWYGHKDEWNTPESLGVRPDKFVDDLYVKGAGDFSSSKESETIVRQMVVDWEAKDKKTWALWELVLKYSYQGQQMTLQRLGNRWDKIWHEHEHYQEGKDFVEEGLKKGIFRKLEDGVILTNLEKDYDLADTVVIKSDGTSLYITQDLSLTKIKKDTFRADKMFWVIGPEQSLALKQMFAVCEQLGIGKVEDFTHLSYGWMSIKGQEKMSSRLGNVIYIDDLVDIAKEGVLEKMKESNFPPEERNQIAEKVALAAVKYSILKVGRTMNIEFDMESSISFEGNSGPYIQYTFVRTKSILKRLETKFDHTNVNIAHFEKQEIDILRWVYRFGEVVEEAAKNYSPHLLCTYLFELAKRYNALYNELQILKEEDEQKRNLRLLITEKVGIILKKGMELLNIEMPERM, via the coding sequence GTGAGTAAAAAAGACAGTCTTCAAAAATACATGGCAAAAATAGAAGATGTCCTAAAAAAGACTCTTCAGGAATTACAGTTTCCAAAAATTGAAATTCAGCTCGAACATCCCAAAGAAGAATCGCATGGTGATTATTCGGCGAATGTAGCCTTTCTCCTCAGCAAAGAACTCAAAAAATCACCACTTAAAATTGCCGATGAAATAGTGAAAAAAATGAAGAAGCCTGATTTTATTTCGGATATTTCTGTTGCTGCTCCGGGATTTATCAATTTTACTTTTGCGCCAGAAGTTTTTCTCGAAGAATTACAATCCATTGATGAAAAGTATGGATCGAGTGAATGGGGGAAAGGCAAAAAATGGAGTATTGAACACACTTCTCCAAATCCGAATAAGGCGATGCACATTGGTCATCTCAGAAATAATGTCATTGGAATGTCTCTCTCAAAAATTTGGGAATACATCGGAATTGAAATCGTCGTTGATTGCATGGACAATAACCGTGGAATTGCCATCACGAAACTTATGTGGGGATTTTTAAAATTTGCTCATAAAAATTCTGAGGAAAAAACAGATATTTCGTATTGGTATGGTCATAAGGACGAATGGAATACTCCTGAATCGCTTGGAGTTCGCCCGGATAAATTTGTTGACGACCTCTATGTGAAAGGCGCAGGAGACTTTTCTTCGAGTAAAGAGTCTGAAACGATCGTTCGTCAAATGGTCGTTGATTGGGAGGCAAAGGACAAAAAAACATGGGCGCTGTGGGAACTTGTTCTGAAATATTCATATCAGGGACAACAGATGACACTTCAGCGACTGGGAAATAGATGGGATAAAATTTGGCATGAACACGAACACTATCAAGAAGGAAAAGATTTTGTTGAAGAAGGTCTCAAAAAAGGAATTTTTCGAAAATTAGAAGATGGTGTTATTCTCACAAATCTCGAAAAAGATTACGATCTCGCAGATACTGTGGTCATAAAATCAGACGGAACATCTCTCTACATTACTCAAGATTTATCGCTGACAAAAATCAAAAAAGATACTTTTCGAGCTGACAAAATGTTTTGGGTTATCGGTCCTGAACAATCGCTTGCGCTCAAACAAATGTTTGCTGTGTGTGAACAACTCGGAATCGGAAAAGTGGAGGACTTTACCCATCTTTCTTATGGCTGGATGAGCATTAAAGGACAAGAAAAGATGAGCTCACGTCTCGGAAATGTTATTTATATTGACGATTTGGTGGACATCGCAAAAGAGGGAGTTTTGGAGAAAATGAAAGAAAGCAATTTTCCTCCTGAGGAACGAAACCAGATCGCAGAAAAAGTCGCCCTCGCTGCGGTAAAATATAGCATTCTCAAAGTGGGGCGAACGATGAATATTGAGTTCGATATGGAAAGTTCGATTTCATTTGAAGGAAATTCAGGACCGTATATTCAGTACACGTTTGTTCGAACAAAAAGTATTTTGAAGCGTCTCGAAACAAAATTCGATCACACAAATGTGAATATTGCCCATTTTGAAAAACAAGAAATTGATATTTTGAGGTGGGTGTATCGATTCGGAGAAGTCGTGGAAGAAGCGGCAAAAAATTATTCTCCGCATCTTCTTTGTACGTATCTCTTCGAGCTCGCGAAGAGATATAACGCGCTCTATAATGAACTTCAGATTTTGAAAGAAGAAGACGAGCAAAAACGAAATTTGAGGCTGCTCATCACGGAAAAAGTGGGAATAATTTTGAAGAAAGGAATGGAGCTTTTGAATATTGAGATGCCGGAAAGGATGTGA
- the argF gene encoding ornithine carbamoyltransferase, producing MKKDLTKITDLEKHEIQKIIQKAFEFKQKSDLHIPLDPVLKGKVVAMIFEKPSLRTKVAFEVATAALGGISSFLSSSQILQSGNNEKGRESLSDIAKNLERFADLILARVYSHQTIITIADSTQKPVINALCDEHHPTQALADLMAIMWHKKNYQECKVVFIGDGNNVATSLMEICAIMGINFAIASPKGYEIPSKYFIGAKKYASENDSSLEQLEDPYEAVVNADVVYTDTFISMGQEDEKEKRFKAFSKYQVDMKLLKSAKTDAIFMHNLPAHRGEEVTDEVIDSPQSIVFDEAECRLHIAKSLLTFYI from the coding sequence ATGAAAAAAGATCTCACCAAAATCACTGACTTGGAAAAACATGAAATCCAAAAAATCATTCAAAAAGCATTTGAATTTAAGCAAAAGTCAGATCTCCATATTCCCCTCGATCCAGTTCTCAAGGGAAAAGTCGTTGCTATGATTTTTGAAAAACCTTCCCTGAGAACAAAAGTTGCGTTTGAAGTTGCAACTGCCGCCCTTGGAGGAATCTCAAGTTTCCTCAGCAGTTCGCAAATTCTCCAAAGCGGAAATAATGAAAAAGGGAGGGAATCTCTTTCAGATATTGCCAAAAATTTAGAGCGCTTTGCCGACCTTATTTTGGCGAGAGTGTATAGTCATCAAACTATCATCACCATTGCGGATTCTACCCAAAAACCAGTGATAAATGCTCTGTGTGATGAGCACCATCCGACCCAAGCGCTTGCGGATCTCATGGCGATTATGTGGCACAAGAAGAATTATCAAGAGTGCAAAGTTGTTTTCATTGGAGATGGAAATAATGTGGCCACTTCTCTCATGGAAATTTGCGCGATTATGGGCATTAATTTTGCCATTGCGAGTCCAAAGGGATATGAAATCCCATCGAAATATTTCATTGGAGCAAAAAAATATGCGAGTGAAAATGACTCTTCTTTGGAACAATTGGAAGATCCATATGAAGCCGTGGTGAATGCTGATGTTGTCTACACTGATACTTTTATTTCTATGGGACAGGAAGATGAAAAGGAGAAAAGATTCAAAGCCTTTTCAAAATATCAGGTCGACATGAAACTTCTGAAATCGGCAAAAACAGATGCCATTTTTATGCACAATTTGCCAGCGCACAGAGGAGAGGAAGTTACCGATGAAGTGATTGATTCTCCTCAATCCATTGTATTCGATGAAGCGGAGTGCAGACTCCACATCGCAAAGTCTCTCCTTACTTTTTATATTTAA